A window from Populus trichocarpa isolate Nisqually-1 chromosome 3, P.trichocarpa_v4.1, whole genome shotgun sequence encodes these proteins:
- the LOC18096964 gene encoding acetylornithine deacetylase has protein sequence MTDIEQILGDLNKDSFVSLLKNIIGESKYVQNNPPELIPEEDRVVTHVLNSLLPYSTTTRGGPLIVNHVSCFPKRGNLIVEYPGTEPGKILSFVGMHMDVVTANPNDWEFDPFSLSIDGEKLRGRGTTDCLGHVALVTELMKKLGETKLKLKSTVVAVFIANEENSSITGVGVDALVKDGLLNKLKGGPLFWIDTADKQPCIGTGGMIPWKLHFTGKLFHSGLPHKAINPLELGMEALKEIQSRFYEDFPPHKEEQVYGFATPSTMKPTQWSYPGGGINQIPAECTISGDVRLTPFYSVKDVMDKLQEYVDEINENIEKLDTRGPVSKYVLPEENLRGSLTVTFNEASSGVACDLKSRGFEVLCKATEKVVGHVKPYSITGTLPLIRELKDEGFDVQTTGYGLMATYHAKNEYCLLSDMCQGYQIFSSIISQLEA, from the exons CAGAACAACCCACCAGAGTTGATCCCTGAAGAAGACAGGGTTGTCACACATGTATTGAATTCTCTTCTCCCCTACAGCACCACCACTAGAGGAGGTCCCTTGATTGTGAATCATGTCTCTTGTTTCCCTAAAAGAGGCAATCTTATTGTGGAGTACCCTGGTACAGAACCAGGAAAGATCTTGTCTTTTGTTGGCATGCACATGGATGTTGTTACTGCTAATCCCAATGATTGG GAGTTTGATCCATTTTCGTTGAGCATTGATGGGGAAAAACTTCGTGGCCGTGGAACCACGGATTGTTTGGGACATGTTGCTCTTGTGACTGAACTGATGAAGAAGTTGGGGGAGACGAAGCTGAAATTGAAGTCAACAGTAGTTGCAGTCTTTATAGCCAATGAGGAGAATTCTTCCATAACAGGGGTCGGTGTGGATGCACTTGTGAAAGATGGTCTGCTCAATAAGCTGAAGGGAGGCCCTCT ATTCTGGATTGACACAGCAGATAAACAACCTTGCATTGGTACTGGCGGTATGATTCCTTGGAAACTTCACTTCACCGGGAAACTTTTTCATAGTGGTTTACCACATAAG GCTATAAATCCTTTGGAGCTGGGGATGGAGGCACTTAAAGAGATACAGTCTCGATTTTACGAGGACTTCCCACCCCATAAGGAAGAGCAAGTATATGGATTTGCAACACCATCAACAATGAAGCCAACTCAATGGAGTT ATCCAGGAGGTGGGATCAATCAAATTCCTGCTGAGTGTACAATTTCAGGAGATGTCAG GTTAACACCCTTCTATAG TGTCAAAGATGTGATGGACAAACTACAAGAATATGTGGATGAAATAAATGAGAACATTGAGAAGCTTGACACAAGGGGCCCGGTTTCAAAATATGTCCTCCCAGAAGAAAACCTGAGGGGGAG cCTTACTGTGACCTTCAATGAAGCGTCATCTGGAGTTGCCTGTGATCTTAAATCCCGTGGCTTTGAAGTGTTGTGTAAAGCAACTGAAAAAGTAGTTGGGCATGTAAAGCCTTACTCAATCACAGGGACTTTGCCACTAATTCGAGAGCTGAAA GATGAAGGTTTTGATGTTCAAACTACAGGCTACG GTTTAATGGCCACATATCATGCCAAGAATGAGTACTGCCTGCTTTCTGATATGTGCCAAGGCTACCAGATTTTTTCCAGCATCATCAGTCAATTAGAAGCTTGA